A window from Methylococcus mesophilus encodes these proteins:
- the pqqE gene encoding pyrroloquinoline quinone biosynthesis protein PqqE has protein sequence MAGSENSSLSKPRWLLAELTYSCPLQCPYCSNPLDYARLGNELSTEEWKRVLSEARTLGAVQLGLSGGEPLTRRDLAEIVAHARQLGYYTNLITSGYGLDEARIAELKSAGLDHIQVSIQSPEKLLNDELAGTASYEHKLDVARWVKKHGYPMVLCVVIHRQNIHQMRQILEMAEELGADYLELANTQYYGWALLNRDHLLPTREQFAEAETIAQAYKEKVKGRMKIYYVVPDYYEDRPKACMNGWGTTFLTVAPDGIALPCHAARELPGLNCPSVRDFSVREIWYESTAFNRFRGYGWMKEPCRSCPEKEKDFGGCRCQAYLMTGDMTDADPVCSKSPHHHRVAEAIASAQQPGADKPLVFRNVRNSRVLTG, from the coding sequence ATGGCTGGATCAGAGAATTCGTCCCTCAGTAAACCTCGCTGGCTGCTGGCGGAGCTGACCTATTCCTGTCCGCTGCAATGCCCCTATTGCTCCAATCCACTGGACTACGCCCGCTTAGGAAATGAGCTGAGCACCGAGGAGTGGAAGCGGGTGCTGAGCGAGGCCCGCACGCTCGGCGCCGTGCAGCTCGGACTTTCCGGCGGCGAACCGCTGACCCGCCGCGACTTGGCGGAGATCGTCGCGCACGCCCGCCAGCTCGGCTATTACACCAACCTCATCACCTCCGGCTACGGCCTGGACGAAGCCCGCATCGCCGAGCTGAAATCGGCCGGCCTCGACCACATCCAGGTCAGCATCCAGTCACCGGAAAAGCTGTTGAACGATGAACTCGCCGGCACCGCCTCCTACGAGCACAAACTCGACGTCGCCCGCTGGGTGAAGAAGCACGGCTATCCGATGGTGCTGTGCGTCGTCATCCACCGCCAGAACATCCACCAGATGCGGCAGATCCTGGAGATGGCCGAGGAGCTCGGGGCGGATTACCTGGAACTGGCCAACACCCAGTATTACGGCTGGGCGCTGCTCAACCGGGACCATTTACTTCCGACCCGCGAACAGTTCGCCGAAGCCGAAACGATCGCCCAGGCCTACAAGGAGAAGGTCAAGGGGCGGATGAAGATTTACTACGTCGTCCCGGACTACTACGAAGACCGGCCCAAGGCGTGCATGAACGGCTGGGGCACCACCTTCCTCACCGTCGCGCCGGACGGCATCGCCCTGCCCTGCCACGCCGCCCGCGAACTGCCAGGGCTGAACTGCCCCAGCGTACGCGACTTCAGCGTAAGGGAAATCTGGTACGAATCGACCGCCTTCAACCGCTTCCGCGGCTACGGCTGGATGAAGGAACCCTGCCGCAGCTGTCCGGAGAAGGAAAAAGACTTCGGTGGCTGCCGCTGCCAAGCCTATCTCATGACCGGCGACATGACCGATGCCGATCCGGTCTGCAGCAAGTCTCCGCACCACCATCGTGTGGCGGAAGCCATCGCCTCGGCGCAGCAGCCTGGCGCAGACAAACCACTCGTCTTCCGCAATGTGAGGAACTCCCGCGTTTTAACGGGCTGA
- the pqqD gene encoding pyrroloquinoline quinone biosynthesis peptide chaperone PqqD, with translation MSLQPDTLLEISPLLRLQWEEAQQRHVMLYPEGMIELNDTAAAILELCDGQNNLTSIVEKLEQKYEATGIEADVREMLESALNNGWIREFVPQ, from the coding sequence ATGAGCCTACAACCCGATACCCTGCTGGAAATTTCGCCCCTGCTGCGCCTGCAATGGGAGGAAGCCCAGCAGCGCCACGTCATGCTCTACCCCGAGGGCATGATCGAACTGAACGACACCGCCGCCGCGATTCTGGAACTTTGCGACGGACAAAACAATCTCACCAGCATCGTGGAGAAGCTGGAGCAAAAATACGAGGCTACCGGAATCGAAGCCGATGTGCGCGAAATGCTCGAAAGTGCCTTGAACAATGGCTGGATCAGAGAATTCGTCCCTCAGTAA
- the pqqC gene encoding pyrroloquinoline-quinone synthase PqqC, with protein sequence MSQDTTPWSRDEFEARLRARDKFYHIHHPYHVMMANGELNREQIQGWVANRFYYQIAIPRKDSAIMANCPDRETRRKWMQRVMDHDGYGDDPGGIEAWIQLGIACGLDRDDLVSLKHVLPGVRFAVDAYVNFARTATWQEAACSSLTELFAPTIHKQRLAGWPDLYPWIAADGLAYFRKRVTQASRDVEHGIEITLDHFKTREQQERALEILQFKLDILWSMLDAMYLAYVDKKPPYFNIA encoded by the coding sequence ATGAGCCAAGATACGACCCCCTGGAGCCGCGACGAATTCGAAGCCCGGCTGCGCGCCAGGGACAAGTTCTATCACATCCATCATCCTTACCACGTGATGATGGCGAACGGCGAACTGAACCGCGAGCAGATCCAGGGCTGGGTGGCGAACCGCTTCTACTACCAGATTGCCATTCCGCGCAAGGATTCGGCCATCATGGCCAACTGTCCGGACCGCGAAACCCGCCGCAAATGGATGCAGCGCGTGATGGATCACGACGGCTACGGCGACGATCCCGGCGGCATAGAAGCCTGGATCCAGCTCGGTATCGCCTGCGGTCTGGACCGGGACGACTTGGTTTCGCTCAAGCACGTGCTGCCCGGCGTGCGTTTCGCAGTCGACGCCTATGTCAATTTCGCCCGCACCGCGACTTGGCAGGAAGCCGCCTGCTCTTCGCTGACCGAGCTGTTCGCGCCGACCATCCATAAGCAGCGCCTGGCCGGCTGGCCGGACCTGTACCCCTGGATCGCCGCCGACGGCCTGGCCTACTTCCGCAAGCGGGTGACCCAGGCCAGCCGCGACGTCGAGCACGGCATCGAGATCACCCTGGATCACTTCAAGACCCGCGAACAGCAGGAGCGGGCGCTGGAAATCCTCCAGTTCAAGCTCGACATCCTGTGGTCGATGCTGGATGCCATGTATCTGGCATACGTCGACAAGAAACCGCCCTATTTCAACATCGCCTGA
- the pqqB gene encoding pyrroloquinoline quinone biosynthesis protein PqqB, giving the protein MIIRVLGAGAGGGFPQWNCRCDNCRRFRENKLNARGRTQSSIAVSADGRRWVLFNASPDIRSQLEAFPASHPREGVRDTGIHAIVLIDSQIDHTTGLLMLRESTRPLQVYCTEMVKQDLSTGFPLFRMLEHYCGVEHHAVPLDGGSFAIPGIDGLKFSTHSLKSKAPPYSPHRQDPHDGDNIGVIVENLENGRKLYYAPGLGEIEPHVRAAMEAADCLLVDGTFWREDEMHHAGICDKLAREMGHLPQSGDGGMLEVLNTLPDARKVLIHINNTNPILDEDSLQRQALTEAGVEVAYDGLEIVL; this is encoded by the coding sequence ATGATCATTCGTGTGCTCGGCGCCGGCGCCGGCGGCGGATTTCCGCAGTGGAACTGCCGGTGCGACAATTGCCGGCGCTTCCGGGAAAACAAGCTCAACGCCCGAGGCCGCACCCAGTCCTCGATCGCGGTCAGCGCCGATGGCAGGCGCTGGGTGCTGTTCAACGCATCGCCGGACATCCGCAGCCAGCTCGAAGCTTTTCCGGCCAGCCATCCGCGCGAGGGTGTCCGCGACACCGGCATCCACGCCATCGTGCTGATCGACAGCCAGATCGACCACACCACGGGCCTCTTGATGCTGCGCGAATCCACCCGTCCCTTGCAAGTCTATTGCACCGAGATGGTGAAGCAGGATCTGTCCACCGGCTTTCCGTTGTTCCGGATGCTGGAGCATTATTGCGGGGTGGAGCACCATGCCGTGCCGCTGGACGGCGGCAGCTTCGCGATCCCCGGCATCGACGGCCTGAAATTCTCGACCCACTCGCTGAAAAGCAAGGCGCCGCCCTATTCGCCCCATCGCCAGGATCCGCACGACGGCGACAACATCGGCGTGATCGTCGAAAACTTGGAGAACGGCCGCAAGCTCTACTATGCGCCTGGGCTGGGGGAGATCGAACCGCACGTCCGCGCCGCCATGGAAGCGGCGGACTGCCTGCTGGTCGACGGCACCTTCTGGCGCGAGGACGAGATGCACCATGCCGGCATCTGCGACAAGCTGGCGCGGGAGATGGGCCATTTGCCGCAGTCCGGCGACGGCGGCATGCTGGAAGTCTTGAATACCTTGCCGGACGCCCGCAAGGTCTTGATCCACATCAACAACACCAACCCGATTCTGGACGAAGATTCGCTGCAGCGCCAGGCCCTGACCGAAGCCGGGGTCGAAGTCGCCTACGACGGTTTGGAAATCGTTTTGTGA
- the pqqA gene encoding pyrroloquinoline quinone precursor peptide PqqA, which produces MRWEKPSYNDMRFGFEVTMYIYNR; this is translated from the coding sequence ATGCGTTGGGAAAAACCGAGCTACAACGACATGCGCTTCGGCTTCGAAGTCACCATGTACATCTACAACCGTTAA
- a CDS encoding SulP family inorganic anion transporter, which produces MVRKHLAYYLAHLTQDIPAGIVVFLVALPLCLGIALASGAPLLSGVVAGIVGGLVVSWASGSQLSVSGPAAGLTVIVLQGIEKLGGFEHFLLALILAGLMQLALGFLRAGTIGAYFPSSVIKGMLSAIGLILITKQLPHAVGYGQDIMGEETYLPQDAEGTFSELLHAMESISPGATVVSAVAIAIMVLWESRLIRSAPLLAQIPGPLAAILWAVGFNLSMAGSSLEIAPEHMVQLPDIRGFEDLAGRLVFPDFSRIMDPAVYAVAFTIAVIASLETLLSLEAVDKLDPLRRVAPTNRELKAQGAGNLLAGLLGGLPITAVIVRSSANINAGGRTKVACFIHGLLLLLSVGFLARYLNHIPLAALAAILLMTGYKLAKPAMVVQMYRKGATQFIPFAVTVMAILATDLLKGIAVGVACGLYYVIRANFHAAISLTRHGNHYLLRLRKDVSFLNKALLREQLDQVEPDSELIIDGTYAEFVDQDILETIEDFVEAARDDRIVVHLKNLRTAQGHAGRDSESRQGEAEAAPMYKISG; this is translated from the coding sequence ATGGTCAGAAAACATCTCGCGTACTATCTCGCACATCTCACGCAGGACATCCCGGCCGGCATCGTGGTCTTCCTGGTGGCGCTTCCGCTCTGTCTGGGCATTGCGCTGGCTTCCGGTGCACCCCTGCTTTCGGGCGTGGTTGCAGGCATCGTCGGTGGGCTGGTCGTCAGCTGGGCCAGCGGGTCCCAGTTGAGCGTGTCGGGCCCGGCCGCGGGCCTTACCGTCATCGTACTGCAAGGCATTGAAAAGCTCGGCGGCTTCGAGCACTTTCTGCTCGCCCTGATCCTGGCGGGGCTGATGCAGCTCGCTCTCGGTTTCCTCAGGGCGGGAACCATCGGCGCCTATTTCCCGTCGTCCGTCATCAAAGGCATGCTCTCGGCCATCGGGCTGATTCTGATCACCAAGCAACTCCCCCACGCCGTCGGCTACGGCCAGGACATCATGGGTGAGGAGACCTACCTGCCTCAGGACGCGGAGGGTACTTTCTCGGAACTGCTGCACGCGATGGAGTCGATTTCACCGGGCGCAACGGTGGTGAGTGCGGTCGCCATAGCCATCATGGTGCTGTGGGAGTCCCGTCTTATCCGCTCCGCCCCGCTCCTGGCGCAGATTCCAGGTCCACTGGCGGCGATACTCTGGGCGGTGGGGTTCAATCTCTCGATGGCGGGGTCGTCGCTGGAGATCGCACCGGAGCATATGGTTCAGCTTCCGGACATCCGGGGTTTCGAGGATCTGGCCGGCCGGCTCGTATTTCCGGATTTCAGCCGGATCATGGACCCGGCGGTTTACGCAGTAGCATTCACGATCGCCGTCATCGCCAGTCTGGAAACCCTGCTCAGTCTGGAAGCGGTCGACAAGCTTGATCCGCTGAGGAGGGTGGCGCCGACCAACCGGGAGTTGAAGGCGCAGGGCGCCGGCAACCTCTTGGCTGGCCTGTTGGGCGGGCTGCCGATCACAGCTGTCATTGTCCGCTCGTCGGCAAACATAAACGCCGGCGGGCGTACCAAGGTGGCTTGCTTCATCCACGGCCTCCTGCTGCTGTTGAGCGTGGGCTTCCTCGCCCGCTATCTCAACCACATCCCCCTGGCGGCGCTGGCGGCAATCCTGCTGATGACGGGCTACAAGCTGGCCAAGCCGGCAATGGTGGTGCAGATGTACCGCAAGGGGGCGACCCAGTTCATCCCATTCGCGGTCACCGTCATGGCAATACTGGCCACCGATCTGCTCAAAGGGATCGCCGTCGGCGTCGCCTGCGGTCTGTATTACGTCATCCGGGCGAACTTCCACGCCGCCATTTCTCTCACCCGTCACGGCAATCATTATCTGCTGCGGCTACGCAAGGACGTCTCGTTCCTGAACAAGGCCCTGCTGCGTGAGCAATTGGACCAGGTCGAGCCCGACAGCGAGCTGATCATCGACGGAACCTATGCCGAATTCGTAGATCAGGACATCCTGGAAACCATCGAGGACTTCGTTGAGGCCGCGCGCGATGACCGTATAGTGGTTCATCTGAAGAATCTGAGAACTGCGCAGGGGCATGCCGGCCGAGACTCGGAGAGCCGGCAAGGCGAGGCCGAGGCGGCCCCCATGTATAAGATTTCCGGCTGA
- a CDS encoding carbonic anhydrase → MEAFERMLLENKAWAKDQTLKDSGYFERLAADQNPAVLWIGCSDSRVPAEIIVHAQPGEIFVHRNIANQLVTTDFNGLSVLQYAVDVLKVRDVVVCGHYNCGGIRAALQKQSAKLLIVNKWLKHIKDVYRLHADEIEALGSEEERVGRLVELNVIEQVYNLAHTSIIQQSWKREHGPTLHGLVYGLQDGLLKQLITLPAGSEVGPIYQYVDFSE, encoded by the coding sequence ATGGAAGCTTTCGAGCGAATGCTGTTGGAAAACAAAGCCTGGGCCAAGGATCAGACACTGAAGGACTCGGGTTATTTCGAGCGGCTGGCGGCCGATCAGAATCCCGCCGTGCTCTGGATCGGTTGTTCGGACAGCCGGGTGCCGGCGGAAATCATCGTCCATGCCCAGCCCGGTGAAATCTTCGTGCACCGAAACATTGCCAACCAGTTGGTCACGACCGATTTTAACGGTTTGAGCGTCTTGCAGTACGCGGTCGACGTCCTCAAGGTCCGCGACGTCGTCGTCTGCGGACACTACAACTGCGGGGGCATCAGGGCCGCGCTGCAGAAGCAGAGCGCGAAGCTCCTGATCGTGAACAAATGGCTGAAACACATCAAGGACGTCTACCGGCTGCATGCCGACGAGATAGAGGCCCTGGGCAGCGAGGAGGAGCGTGTCGGCCGCCTGGTCGAGCTGAACGTGATCGAGCAGGTCTACAATCTGGCCCACACCTCGATCATCCAGCAGAGCTGGAAGCGGGAGCACGGTCCGACCCTGCACGGCTTGGTATACGGACTGCAGGACGGACTCCTCAAACAGTTGATCACCTTGCCTGCCGGCAGCGAGGTTGGCCCCATTTACCAGTACGTCGATTTTTCCGAATAG
- a CDS encoding class I SAM-dependent methyltransferase: MSESPDATETVRHRYDRIAPFFDFIEGAMEAMWFKPWRHRVWSLIEGERVLEVGVGTGKNLAFHPAGRHVTAVDFSERMLRRARERAARLGVGSDLRLMNVQALAFADGEFDTVVGTFVFCSVPDPLRGLGELRRALKPGGKLVLLEHVRSERKAAGWVMDLLDPWVSRLVGAHINRRTVENVEASGFRLERVERLNALVRLIEARSPYPA, translated from the coding sequence ATGAGCGAGTCCCCCGACGCTACCGAAACGGTCCGCCATCGTTACGACCGCATCGCGCCTTTCTTCGACTTCATCGAAGGCGCCATGGAAGCCATGTGGTTCAAACCCTGGCGACACCGCGTCTGGAGCCTGATCGAGGGCGAACGCGTGCTCGAGGTCGGCGTCGGGACGGGCAAGAACCTCGCGTTCCACCCCGCAGGGCGGCATGTCACCGCGGTGGATTTCAGCGAGCGGATGCTGCGCCGGGCCCGCGAGCGCGCGGCTCGGCTCGGTGTCGGGAGCGATCTGAGACTCATGAATGTCCAGGCTCTGGCATTTGCCGACGGCGAGTTCGACACGGTCGTCGGTACCTTCGTGTTCTGTTCGGTGCCCGATCCGCTCCGCGGCCTCGGGGAGTTGCGGCGAGCCCTGAAACCGGGAGGCAAGCTCGTCCTGCTGGAACACGTACGTTCGGAACGGAAAGCAGCCGGATGGGTAATGGACTTGCTCGATCCCTGGGTTTCCCGCCTGGTCGGCGCTCACATCAATCGCCGCACGGTGGAGAATGTGGAAGCCTCCGGATTCCGGCTGGAACGGGTCGAACGGCTGAACGCCCTGGTGCGGCTGATAGAGGCGCGCAGTCCGTACCCTGCTTGA
- a CDS encoding ATP-binding protein: MYQAIRLAISSEANNVNLVGVTIRALCFAADISPVDAARIELGIVEALNNIILHGGASEPVTVSWNRAPHSISIEIEDSGQPLPHWPPRSDFPEPFEESGRGWPLIAACFDSIEYRVEASRNTLTLVKAQGIKSA, translated from the coding sequence ATGTATCAGGCCATCCGGCTCGCCATCAGCAGCGAAGCGAACAACGTCAATCTGGTGGGCGTGACGATCCGCGCCTTGTGCTTCGCCGCCGACATTTCACCGGTGGATGCCGCCCGCATCGAACTCGGCATCGTCGAAGCCTTGAACAACATCATCCTGCACGGGGGGGCCAGCGAACCGGTCACGGTGTCATGGAACCGTGCCCCCCACAGCATTTCGATCGAGATCGAGGACAGCGGCCAACCCCTCCCCCACTGGCCTCCGCGCAGCGATTTTCCGGAGCCCTTCGAAGAATCCGGCCGTGGCTGGCCCCTGATCGCCGCCTGCTTCGACAGCATCGAATATCGGGTGGAGGCATCCAGGAACACCCTGACCCTGGTGAAGGCTCAAGGGATCAAGTCCGCCTGA
- a CDS encoding PP2C family protein-serine/threonine phosphatase has translation MRILLVDDDPISVLAVAVYLRKLGYEVTSARDGREALEQFQSQRFEFVISDWNMPHLNGEELCRRVRSMKLPHYVYFILLTGRDDKDSLLHGMEAGADDFLVKPVDREELRVRIRAGERIVRLEQQLEERSRLLENVNRELKQAYQTIRNDLATAAAIQKSLLPEPWTLPDLEIRSLFIASDFLAGDMFGYFPLDDRHLALFQLDVSGHGVSSALISVALSKCLAQSRSLEVQAGTRTPSGCGSPSPNRMLEELNRFFAGQPESNSYFATMIYAVLDRETGRLELGAAGHPPPLLWNREKGTIEESAVRGLPLGVVANRRYASESHRLAPGDRLFVYSDGITECMSPAGEAFGSGRFRRLLEETAHLPLAEAIGRLEESLSAWRGQGSYTDDISLVAIERK, from the coding sequence GTGCGGATACTCCTCGTCGACGACGACCCCATTTCGGTACTTGCGGTCGCCGTGTACCTCCGCAAGCTCGGCTACGAGGTCACTTCGGCGCGGGACGGGCGTGAAGCCCTCGAGCAGTTCCAGTCCCAGCGTTTCGAGTTCGTCATCAGCGACTGGAACATGCCTCACCTGAACGGCGAGGAGCTGTGCCGCCGAGTGCGGTCGATGAAGCTGCCCCACTACGTCTATTTCATTCTCCTGACCGGGCGTGACGACAAGGACTCGCTGCTGCATGGCATGGAAGCCGGGGCCGACGATTTTCTGGTCAAGCCGGTCGACCGCGAGGAACTGCGGGTCCGGATCAGGGCGGGAGAGCGCATCGTCCGGTTGGAACAGCAGCTCGAAGAGCGGAGCCGCCTGCTGGAGAACGTCAACCGCGAGCTCAAACAGGCCTATCAGACCATCCGTAACGATCTGGCCACAGCCGCCGCGATCCAGAAATCGCTCTTGCCCGAACCGTGGACGCTGCCTGACCTGGAAATCCGATCCCTGTTCATCGCCAGCGATTTCCTGGCGGGAGATATGTTCGGCTACTTCCCGCTGGACGATCGCCATCTTGCCCTGTTCCAGCTCGACGTCTCCGGTCACGGCGTGTCATCGGCGCTGATTTCCGTCGCCTTGAGCAAATGCCTGGCGCAAAGCCGATCGCTCGAGGTCCAAGCAGGAACTCGCACACCATCCGGCTGCGGGAGCCCTTCGCCCAATCGCATGCTGGAAGAATTGAACCGCTTCTTCGCCGGCCAGCCCGAGTCCAACAGCTATTTCGCTACCATGATCTACGCCGTACTGGACCGGGAGACCGGCCGCCTCGAACTCGGTGCAGCCGGGCATCCGCCGCCGCTGCTGTGGAACCGAGAGAAGGGAACGATCGAGGAAAGTGCAGTTCGCGGACTGCCGCTGGGTGTAGTCGCAAACCGGCGCTATGCCTCGGAATCGCACCGGCTCGCACCGGGAGACCGGCTCTTCGTCTACTCCGACGGGATCACCGAATGCATGAGCCCGGCGGGGGAAGCTTTCGGCAGCGGACGCTTCCGCCGCCTGCTGGAAGAGACCGCCCATCTGCCGCTGGCGGAGGCGATTGGCCGGCTCGAAGAGTCGCTGTCCGCCTGGCGCGGCCAGGGCAGCTATACGGACGATATTTCGCTGGTCGCCATAGAGAGGAAGTGA
- a CDS encoding NDP-sugar synthase, translating to MKKSDQPEETRMRVIVLADRIGRELLPLTDRTCVALLPVAAKPLVDYTLEMLAAAGSGEATMAVGPFGEQLRAHLGDGRNFGLSLDFWPSPGEVEIALLLSQLPKSPDKSTLIVRGDMLRSPILDKFLKAAGSSEAPVLHGWCDGKPAGVWLLRASADDTRGMGWQDVMSGTAVPEAAKLLLKEGTACLLESLRTFHEANLDAAAGRIQGLAIPGRQFQPGLTVGRNSSVSTANLAGGTALIGSQCRIHPSAQLQGQTVISDGVIVDRGARLSNAVVLPHSYVGELVTVENGIVRGSDLLRVDTGAQLKIVDAFLLADLDQVSIKHDFSGLLNQLGGFLLLAASAPLWFLAALAAVVTHPTRPLRFRQMRGNRLVRDGTGTLVRADFTAAEWAIGIPLLAKLPWLLNVAKGDLRLVGAEAITPEQAASRTAEWEKMADRAPAGLIGPTQLDLPASAPAEERLMSDAVFAAQAGPGKTFRVILRGMRALFSSRAWHPGD from the coding sequence ATGAAGAAGTCAGACCAGCCCGAGGAAACCCGCATGCGCGTGATCGTCCTGGCCGACCGCATCGGCCGCGAGCTCCTGCCCTTGACCGACCGCACCTGCGTCGCTCTGCTGCCGGTGGCGGCAAAGCCTCTTGTCGACTACACCCTGGAGATGCTGGCGGCCGCCGGCAGCGGGGAAGCGACGATGGCCGTCGGCCCATTCGGCGAGCAACTCCGCGCGCATCTCGGCGACGGGCGGAATTTCGGCCTGAGTCTGGACTTCTGGCCCTCCCCCGGCGAAGTGGAAATCGCCTTGCTGCTGAGCCAATTGCCCAAGTCCCCGGATAAATCGACTCTGATCGTGCGCGGCGACATGCTGCGCTCGCCGATCCTGGACAAATTTCTCAAGGCGGCCGGCTCCAGCGAGGCGCCAGTCCTTCATGGCTGGTGCGACGGCAAGCCGGCCGGAGTGTGGCTGCTGCGCGCCAGCGCGGATGACACTCGCGGCATGGGCTGGCAAGACGTGATGTCCGGAACGGCTGTTCCTGAGGCCGCCAAGCTCCTGCTGAAGGAAGGCACCGCATGTCTGCTGGAATCGCTGCGGACGTTCCATGAGGCAAACCTCGACGCCGCGGCCGGGCGCATCCAAGGACTCGCCATTCCAGGACGGCAGTTCCAGCCGGGACTCACAGTGGGCCGAAACTCTTCGGTATCGACCGCAAACCTCGCGGGCGGCACCGCGCTGATCGGCAGCCAGTGCCGAATCCATCCGAGCGCACAGCTTCAGGGCCAGACCGTGATCTCCGACGGTGTGATCGTCGACCGCGGAGCCCGGCTGTCCAACGCCGTCGTACTGCCCCACTCCTACGTCGGCGAACTCGTGACGGTCGAGAACGGTATCGTGCGCGGGAGCGATCTGCTCCGCGTCGACACCGGTGCCCAGCTCAAGATCGTCGATGCGTTCCTGCTGGCCGACCTGGATCAAGTCTCGATCAAGCACGATTTTTCCGGCCTGTTGAACCAATTGGGCGGCTTCCTGCTTCTGGCGGCGTCGGCGCCGCTTTGGTTCCTGGCCGCGCTGGCAGCAGTGGTGACGCACCCGACCCGGCCACTGCGGTTCCGGCAGATGCGCGGCAACCGGCTGGTCCGGGACGGCACCGGCACCCTGGTGCGGGCGGACTTCACGGCCGCCGAGTGGGCAATCGGCATTCCCCTGCTGGCGAAGCTCCCCTGGCTCTTGAATGTGGCGAAGGGCGACCTGAGATTGGTCGGCGCGGAAGCCATCACACCCGAGCAGGCTGCCAGCCGTACCGCCGAGTGGGAAAAAATGGCGGACCGGGCCCCTGCCGGCCTGATCGGACCGACCCAACTGGATTTGCCGGCCTCCGCCCCGGCCGAGGAGCGGCTGATGAGCGATGCCGTGTTCGCCGCCCAGGCGGGGCCGGGCAAGACGTTTCGCGTCATCCTGCGCGGTATGCGCGCCCTGTTCAGCAGCCGCGCTTGGCATCCGGGGGATTGA
- a CDS encoding WecB/TagA/CpsF family glycosyltransferase yields MGHPTPIPGPLGKRSHWHWRLWLLPLLTLGASLLPRIVDFSLAGALLILLAPLLLVRALVAKLRAGRVFAATEQVGRFQTPFRRLAFADDAPGRSLPVLLNIFWGDMAFAGPRPLSLDEAAAVPADQGIRFSLRPGVFSPYALRSKVGIAYEGEADLDREFYYTETAAGNLGLVLRTGVGGLLAGDAVRPMPEHLEFFGVTIANTTMGEAIDWIIRRVREDRPATIAFVNPDCLNIAHGDPEYRAVLGKVERVLPDGIGIRFGCRILGISLRANVNGTDMFPRLCERCADENLSLFLLGARPGVARQAADNMLQRYQGLKIAGTRDGYFAPDAEAEVIDAINRSGADILLVALGVPKQELWLWKHRSRLKPRVAMGVGGLFDFYSGRIPRAPLWLREVGLEWIWRLLQEPGRMWRRYIIGNPLFLYRVWRQKIGKLVN; encoded by the coding sequence ATGGGCCACCCCACCCCCATCCCCGGCCCCCTGGGAAAACGCTCACACTGGCACTGGCGTTTGTGGCTGCTGCCGCTGCTGACCCTGGGGGCCAGTCTGCTGCCACGGATCGTCGATTTCAGCCTAGCCGGAGCGCTGCTGATTCTGCTTGCACCGCTGCTTTTGGTCCGCGCCCTCGTCGCCAAACTGCGCGCGGGTCGCGTCTTCGCCGCCACGGAGCAGGTGGGCCGTTTCCAGACGCCGTTCCGGCGGCTCGCCTTCGCCGACGACGCTCCAGGCCGCTCGCTCCCGGTCCTGCTGAACATATTCTGGGGAGACATGGCATTCGCCGGACCGCGCCCCCTGAGTCTCGACGAGGCCGCGGCGGTACCTGCGGACCAGGGCATCCGTTTCAGCCTCCGGCCCGGTGTTTTTTCACCCTACGCGTTGCGCTCCAAGGTCGGGATCGCCTATGAGGGCGAAGCGGATCTGGACCGCGAGTTTTATTACACCGAAACGGCGGCGGGCAATCTCGGCCTGGTCCTGCGCACCGGCGTCGGCGGATTGCTCGCCGGTGATGCCGTGCGGCCGATGCCGGAGCATCTGGAGTTCTTCGGCGTTACGATCGCCAACACCACGATGGGCGAGGCGATCGACTGGATCATCCGCCGCGTCCGCGAAGACCGTCCGGCGACGATCGCCTTCGTCAACCCGGATTGCCTGAACATCGCCCATGGCGATCCGGAATACCGCGCCGTCCTGGGCAAGGTCGAACGCGTATTGCCGGACGGCATCGGCATCCGTTTCGGCTGCCGGATTCTGGGCATCAGCCTGCGCGCCAACGTCAACGGCACCGACATGTTTCCCCGTCTGTGCGAACGCTGCGCGGACGAAAACCTGTCGCTGTTCCTGCTGGGCGCCCGGCCGGGCGTGGCCCGGCAGGCAGCCGACAACATGCTTCAGCGCTATCAGGGCCTGAAGATCGCCGGTACCCGCGACGGCTATTTCGCGCCGGACGCCGAAGCGGAGGTCATCGACGCCATCAACCGGTCCGGGGCGGACATCCTGCTGGTCGCCCTCGGCGTCCCCAAACAGGAGCTTTGGCTTTGGAAACACCGCTCCCGGCTCAAGCCGCGCGTCGCGATGGGCGTGGGCGGGCTGTTCGATTTTTACTCCGGCCGGATCCCGAGAGCTCCGCTTTGGCTGCGGGAAGTCGGGCTGGAATGGATCTGGCGGCTGCTGCAGGAGCCGGGACGAATGTGGCGGCGCTACATCATCGGCAATCCCCTTTTTCTCTATCGCGTGTGGCGGCAGAAAATTGGAAAACTCGTCAACTGA